A stretch of Suncus etruscus isolate mSunEtr1 chromosome 9, mSunEtr1.pri.cur, whole genome shotgun sequence DNA encodes these proteins:
- the LOC126018726 gene encoding olfactory receptor 5A1-like, whose product MVGKNISIMTNFILLGFSEHLELQIVLFVLFLGIYLMTLAWNLVLIILIRMESHLHSPMYFFLGNLSFVDIFYTSCVAPKMLCDFFKKQKTISFVGCAAQFFFFIEMGATECCLLAAMAYDRYAAISNPLLYTAIMSPTICLGMVITAYAGGFLTGLVQTSNVFRLHFCGSRIINHFFCDLPPLLLLSCSRTFFSQVVNFLVVCAVGGTSAVVVLISYGYIIAAVMKIHSTKGRAKAFNTCASHLTTVILFYASGLFSYLHSSAGYSQDQDKVIAIFYGAVIPMLNPIIYSLRNKEIKDALKKIKERKKHVISLCP is encoded by the coding sequence ATGGTGGGAAAGAACATCAGCATTATGACCAATTTCATTCTTTTGGGATTTTCAGAGCATCTTGAACTGCAGATTGTCCTCTTTGTGTTGTTTCTGGGAATCTACCTTATGACTCTGGCTTGGAATCTGGTCCTCATCATCTTGATCAGGATGGAGTCCCACCTTCACTCCCCTATGTACTTCTTCCTTGGTAACTTGTCCTTTGTTGACATTTTCTACACCTCCTGTGTTGCCCCTAAGATGCTCTGTGACTTCTTCAAAAAGCAGAAGACCATTTCCTTTGTGGGATGCGCTGCtcagtttttcttcttcattGAGATGGGAGCCACTGAATGCTGTCTTCTAGCAGCCATGGCATATGACCGGTATGCTGCCATCTCTAACCCTCTGCTCTATACAGCCATAATGTCACCCACCATCTGTTTGGGGATGGTCATTACAGCATATGCTGGAGGATTCCTCACTGGATTGGTCCAAACCAGCAATGTATTCCGACTCCATTTCTGTGGGTCCCGAATCATTAACCACTTTTTCTGCGATCTCCCACCTCTACTCCTCTTATCTTGTTCTAGGACATTCTTCAGCCAGGTCGTGAACTTTCTCGTTGTGTGTGCAGTTGGTGGAACATCGGCTGTTGTTGTTCTGATTTCCTATGGCTACATCATTGCAGCTGTCATGAAAATTCATTCCACCAAAGGGCGAGCAAAGGCTTTCAACACCTGTGCCTCTCATCTGACTACAGTCATTCTCTTCTATGCCTCCGGTCTGTTCTCCTATCTTCATTCAAGTGCTGGATACTCACAGGACCAAGATAAGGTGATTGCCATATTCTATGGAGCTGTGATTCCTATGCTGAATCCCATCATATATAGTCTGAGAAATAAGGAGATCAAAGATgcattgaaaaaaatcaaagagaggaAGAAGCATGTCATCTCTCTGTGCCCTTAA